In Bacteriovorax sp. PP10, the genomic window CTTCATTCATTAAGCCCTACCTCGTCTTAAGTTCACTTTTGATTGTTTTATTTCTAAGGGCGCAGTCTGAGTTGAGGCCTTCCCTTCATCTATTTCAATCTTCCTATTTCTAATATTGAGGAGATCGATCTTGGTAGGACTGTGCCTTAATAAAATACATTGCCCTACTCTTAGATTTTTAATGATGTCTGGGTGAACTAAATTCTCATTCCCTTCGCGCTCTGATCCCTTTGATTGAGTCTCTCCATCCTCCATTACGTGTGTATGCTTTTTAGTAATAATCGTCCCAATTGCACTCGAGAAGAGCGAAGCCGCTGAATCAAGCCTTTGTTTCAAAATAAAAAGATTCGAGGCATTTTCAATGATCTGTAGAGTAAGCTCTGGATCAACTCGATCAATATCCGATGATGACTGAACTGCCATATAAAGCTGTATCCCTGCTCCTCTACACTTATTCTGAAGCTCAATAAAACGCGGAGTAACAATTGCTCCAAACTCATCAAAGAAAACTGAAATAGAATTCTTTATTGACTCATGCGAGTTCGCTGACTGTGTTAATTGCCAGTAAGAATTATAGAGAAGTTCACCCAGGAATATCTTCCCAAGAGCCATAGCGGTTTCACCGTAACCTTGAGTAGAAAGTCCAATATACAAGCAAGACTTTTCTTTTCTCACTTTAGAAAATGTCAGCGTGTCTTCATCTTCTTCTAAAAGCTTCCCAAAGTCGGAATCTACAAAAGTCTGAAGCTTCATTTCAAGACCAAGAGTCTTATCTGATTTATGATTGTCCTGAAGCTGTTCTAAAATATTTCTCAAACTGTAAGGAGTCTTCTTGGCCTGCAATTCAAAAAGAATGTCTCTCAATGTTTTTTGAGCTATGTCCTTATAAAACTGTTCTGACCAATCAAAAGCGCACATGATCCTATCAACGACTTGATTTATGCTTCCTTCTTTTACAGGATTAAGCTTAACTACATCGGAGTAGTGCTCTGAAAAAATGTAACACTTACGTTTGTAGATTTCACAAAGCTTCTTAAACGTTAAAAGTGCTTCAAGATCGCCTTTTGGATCAAAGAAGATCACAGGCTTTCCCTGTTCTAGCGAATGCTCTTGTAAAATTGAGATTAGGTTTGTTTTACCAAAGCCAGCAGCTCCCACAATAAAGTTATGCTTTCCAAAATCAATATCAGATAGTTTTAAGCATTTTTTTTGATTGCTTGAATAACCAATCTCTATTTGTTTTTTAGATTGCTTCTTATTCTTTAAATGACTTCGCTCAATTTTTTTAAGTTCCCCCTCTTCTTTGGTAATTCTTCTATAGGCAATTTTTAACAGCTCCCCTAAAAGCTTAAAAAATTGTCCGAAGAGTTCATGAATGACTTCTACCAACGGAGAGACTAAATCTAATCCATCCGCTCTTTTAGAAGCACTACTCATAGACATGCTCCCAAGCTTTAAATGGTGCGATCTCTATCGTCCTCCC contains:
- a CDS encoding type IV secretory system conjugative DNA transfer family protein codes for the protein MSSASKRADGLDLVSPLVEVIHELFGQFFKLLGELLKIAYRRITKEEGELKKIERSHLKNKKQSKKQIEIGYSSNQKKCLKLSDIDFGKHNFIVGAAGFGKTNLISILQEHSLEQGKPVIFFDPKGDLEALLTFKKLCEIYKRKCYIFSEHYSDVVKLNPVKEGSINQVVDRIMCAFDWSEQFYKDIAQKTLRDILFELQAKKTPYSLRNILEQLQDNHKSDKTLGLEMKLQTFVDSDFGKLLEEDEDTLTFSKVRKEKSCLYIGLSTQGYGETAMALGKIFLGELLYNSYWQLTQSANSHESIKNSISVFFDEFGAIVTPRFIELQNKCRGAGIQLYMAVQSSSDIDRVDPELTLQIIENASNLFILKQRLDSAASLFSSAIGTIITKKHTHVMEDGETQSKGSEREGNENLVHPDIIKNLRVGQCILLRHSPTKIDLLNIRNRKIEIDEGKASTQTAPLEIKQSKVNLRRGRA